The nucleotide window AATACTGCTCCAGCCAAGAACAGAAAGGCAATAAACCCTCCAACCCATAGACCAAGATTTGCCCGTTTGCTGTCTCCAATGATAACCGTCCTTTCCAAGATTTGTCTGTGGTTAGCTTGGTTCTCAGCCATTCGGAAAATACGCTCAGTAGAACCTGGGAGTATGTTCTCATATTCCTTTAGGATTAAAGGATAAGGTATTGG belongs to Dehalococcoidales bacterium and includes:
- a CDS encoding DUF2335 domain-containing protein, which encodes PIPYPLILKEYENILPGSTERIFRMAENQANHRQILERTVIIGDSKRANLGLWVGGFIAFLFLAGAVFLIYNGHDWAGATLGTVDVASIVGVFIYGTISRKSERLQKAQRMNRSKRT